A single genomic interval of Anopheles marshallii chromosome 2, idAnoMarsDA_429_01, whole genome shotgun sequence harbors:
- the LOC128708202 gene encoding integrator complex subunit 2, producing MNFAPVTCKAFSAMQNLDIAQLATCSQQEIRPLLPCLVRMSLLSPLDNTKGWADARKQILSLLVGIEVVNNIVSLLQVNYHELEIDVKKEQQIRQKIGYTTQDSAQFHSLPNGIVMGFERADGTNKVRVVLSELFYLQAQINELATQASLQKSSSNELTIRPSELFDNEIYLEEIADIICIALAELPSLLNLQEVVETLLYVRNGSKIVCWIVANMPDCFREVVTALITNSDEDTTDGRVKLAALYELSEMNPSQALSMRTICVETVKMPSLMIKLSLQDPQNLVAFVSGLLLGNDQNIRSSFALYIRTSQKRKGDVLHQLREEFLKQLMNINLQSVNGTLLEELVVQAAAIVRLYCALRTISGIKFFDEEIQLLVQLITSKPPPTPAGIRFVSLGLCMFIACSSLITHQSHEAKMIEWIQWLIKEEAYFESVSEVSASFGEMLLLLAIHFHSNQMLHITELVCSTLGMKFTLRPNTITRIKLIFTQEIFTEQVVAAHAVKVPVTLNLNATIPGYLPVHCIHQLLKSRAFSKHKVPIKSWIYRQICNSVTPMHPVLPALIEVYVSSIILPNQKGLQEQHTHKALSEQEIAQVFQNASGLWNKEQQGRVKSMNQSGSDRLNKDHVPMDVDDSGNRQPNLTPQLLLLYYLLLYEDVRLSSMPQIIASGRQVKSYNNEFMSELPIKYLLQQAQRNQHEYSALFSPLLRLLVTHFPHLSLVDDWIDEESTAFNDSSAATSINELTIIEAFEEIDLNPARVIKLLRRMMRKSPTALWPLAPTFIRYFKHTLNHTVPLLLQELYRQVWMRLNTIFPRRLWVMSINALMPEDKVTKNFTITQEKILFDPLQVLRCDKRVFRCSSALTIVLRILQAILAASRSQLSRHMLDKPLIDIGNQVKTDNDREELKLALIATQESVGVQIILEACLENETDCSEPGRLWALREVRGVICSYIHQMFIAEPSLAKLVHFQGYPRELLAITVRGIPSMHICLDFIPELLSMAEMEKQIFAIDLASHLSLQYSLPKSLSIAKLCINTLMTLLGVLSGDTRTEMCRASLPCIVRFAEAFPPLLDECILYLLHLGRIVQSQAALGRSTSLPSLYVGQDCKRRSQSGQLQHAESLVDEVRETFAKLLDAAVLSPKIYSHSETDSGN from the exons ATGAATTTCGCGCCGGTAACTTGTAAAGCGTTTAGCGCTATGCAAAACCTCGACATAGCGCAGTTGGCCACCTGTAGCCAGCAAGAAATTAGACCACTGCTTCCGTGTCTGGTACGCATGAGTTTGCTGTCGCCGCTGGACAACACCAAGGGATGGGCCGATGCACGGAAACAGATTCTTTCCCTGCTGGTGGGAATCGAGGTggtaaataatattgtttcacTACTGCAAGTCAATTACCATGAGCTGGAAATCGATGTAAAGAAGGAACAGCAGATTAG GCAAAAGATTGGATACACAACACAGGACTCGGCACAGTTTCACAGCCTTCCGAACGGTATTGTGATGGGGTTTGAGCGAGCGGACGGCACGAATAAGGTTCGCGTAGTACTGTCGGAATTGTTTTACCTTCAGGCCCAGATTAACGAGCTGGCCACGCAAGCATCGTTACAGAAATCATCCTCAAACGAGCTTACCATACGCCCATCGGAGCTgtttgacaatgaaatatacCTGGAAGAAATAGCTGACATCATCTGTATCGCACTGGCCGAGCTTCCTTCGCTGTTAAACTTGCAGGAAGTGGTCGAAACGCTACTGTACGTTCGCAATGGATCGAAGATTGTTTGCTGGATCGTGGCTAACATGCCGGATTGCTTTCGTGAGGTTGTTACTGCACTAATTACAAACAGTGATGAAGATACCACCGATGGCCGGGTGAAGCTTGCTGCATTGTACGAACTGAGCGAAATGAACCCCAGCCAGGCACTGTCGATGCGTACGATCTGTGTGGAAACGGTAAAGATGCCCTCGCTGATGATCAAACTGAGTCTTCAGGATCCCCAGAATTTGGTGGCTTTCGTGTCCGGATTACTGCTAGGCAATGATCAAAACATTCGCTCCAGCTTCGCTCTGTACATCCGCACGAGTCAGAAGCGTAAAGGAGATGTGTTGCACCAACTGCGGGAAGAATTTCTAAAGCAGCTGATGAACATCAACTTGCAGTCCGTGAACGGAACGCTGCTGGAAGAGCTCGTAGTGCAGGCTGCTGCCATTGTACGTCTTTACTGTGCACTACGGACCATATCGGGGATCAAATTCTTTGACGAGGAAATACAACTACTAGTGCAGCTGATCACCTCAAAACCACCTCCAACTCCAGCAGGAATTCGCTTCGTTTCGTTGGGCCTTTGTATGTTCATTGCTTGCTCTTCACTCATCACGCATCAATCGCACGAAGCTAAGATGATCGAATGGATACAGTGGCTTATCAAGGAGGAAGCATACTTCGAAAGTGTGAGCGAAGTTTCAGCGTCGTTCGGTGAGATGTTACTGCTCTTGGCAATCCATTTTCATAGCAATCAGATGCTACATATCACCGAGCTGGTCTGTTCTACGCTGGGGATGAAGTTTACACTGCGACCAAACACGATCACGCGCATTAAGCTGATCTTCACACAGGAAATCTTTACCGAGCAGGTTGTCGCAGCTCATGCGGTTAAAGTACCGGTAACACTGAACCTCAACGCGACCATCCCGGGATATCTGCCGGTGCATTGTATCCACCAGCTACTAAAATCAAGAGCCTTCTCCAAGCATAAGGTCCCGATCAAGAGCTGGATATACAGACAGATCTGTAATTCGGTCACCCCGATGCACCCAGTATTGCCGGCATTGATAGAAGTGTACGTCAGCTCCATTATACTGCCAAATCAGAAGGGTTTGCAGGAACAGCACACGCATAAGGCGCTTTCCGAGCAGGAAATAGCACAGGTGTTCCAGAATGCTTCCGGACTGTGGAACAAGGAGCAACAGGGCAGAGTAAAATCAATGAATCAGTCTGGTTCGGATCGATTGAACAAAGATCACGTGCCGATGGATGTGGATGATTCGGGCAATCGGCAGCCAAATCTTACCCCCCAGTTGCTGTTACTTTACTATCTGCTGCTCTACGAGGATGTGCGGTTGAGCAGTATGCCACAAATAATTGCCAGCGGTCGGCAGGTTAAAAGCTACAACAACGAGTTCATGTCCGAGCTGCCTATAAAGTATCTGTTACAACAGGCGCAAAGAAATCAACACGAATACAGCGCTCTGTTTAGTCCACTGTTGCGCCTTTTGGTGACACACTTTCCTCATCTTTCGCTGGTGGACGATTGGATTGATGAAGAGTCGACCGCGTTCAACGACAGTTCTGCTGCTACCAGCATCAACGAGCTTACCATCATTGAAGCGTTCGAAGAGATCGATCTGAACCCAGCGCGTGTTATCAAGCTATTGCGCAGAATGATGCGAAAGTCACCTACAGCACTATGGCCGCTGGCTCCAACGTTTATCCGATATTTCAAGCATACGCTTAACCATACGGTGCCATTGCTTCTACAAGAACTGTATCGGCAGGTTTGGATGCGGTTAAACACGATCTTCCCCCGACGGTTGTGGGTCATGTCGATTAATGCCCTGATGCCTGAGgataaagtaacaaaaaattttACTATTACCCAGGAGAAAATTCTGTTCGATCCGCTACAGGTACTGCGATGCGACAAACGAGTCTTCCGCTGTTCCAGTGCTCTTACGATTGTGTTGCGGATATTGCAAGCGATACTGGCTGCTTCCAGAAGTCAACTATCGCGCCACATGCTCGACAAACCGCTGATCGACATTGGGAATCAAGTCAAAACGGACAACGATCGTGAGGAGCTGAAGTTGGCACTGATCGCTACACAGGAAAGCGTTGGAGTGCAGATTATTCTGGAGGCGTGTCTCGAGAATGAAACAGATTGCTCAGAACCGGGACGGCTATGGGCGCTCAGAGAGGTTCGCGGCGTCATTTGCTCGTACATCCATCAGATGTTTATCGCGGAACCGTCGCTGGCGAAGCTGGTCCACTTTCAAGGATATCCTCGCGAGCTGCTAGCGATAACGGTGCGTGGCATACCTTCGATGCACATTTGCTTGGACTTTATACCGGAACTGCTAAGCATggcggaaatggaaaagcaaatatttgcgATAGATCTTGCGTCACACCTTTCGCTGCAGTATTCACTGCCAAAATCGCTTAGTATAGCGAAGCTATGCATTAACACGCTCATGACGCTGCTAGGCG TGCTTTCCGGGGATACTCGCACTGAAATGTGCCGTGCCTCGCTACCCTGTATCGTACGCTTTGCCGAAGCATTTCCTCCATTGCTGGACGAGTGCATACTGTATCTGCTACATCTCGGACGTATAGTACAATCCCAAGCTGCCCTTGGCCGTTCCACATCACTTCCTTCGTTGTACGTTGGGCAGGATTGCAAGCGTCGGTCACAAAGCGGACAGTTGCAGCACGCTGAAAGCTTGGTTGATGAGGTGCGGGAGACTTTTGCCAAGCTTTTGGATGCGGCCGTACTAAGTCCAAAGATATATTCACACTCGGAAACGGACAGTGGGAATTAG